In Nocardia yunnanensis, one DNA window encodes the following:
- a CDS encoding response regulator transcription factor gives MRVLVLEDDGELCREVTDGLRSAGFAVDLAQSIADADFKIAINRYDCLVVDRGLPDGDGLDLVAGARTAGHTVPALMLTGRDGLHDRLAGFEHGADDYLTKPFALPELVMRVRALCRRREQPTASRITVADIDIDLMRRRVTRGGIMLALTPKEFAVLELMATRRGSVVTRTDLIECCWDEMAEPASNVVDAVVAKLRRKLGEPSVIETVRGTGFLLGGPA, from the coding sequence GTGCGTGTTTTGGTGCTGGAGGACGATGGCGAGCTCTGCCGTGAGGTAACCGACGGGTTGCGCTCGGCCGGATTCGCCGTCGACCTCGCCCAGAGCATCGCGGACGCCGACTTCAAGATCGCCATCAATCGCTACGACTGCCTGGTGGTGGATCGCGGCCTGCCCGACGGCGACGGCCTGGACCTGGTCGCCGGGGCCCGCACCGCCGGGCACACCGTCCCCGCGCTCATGCTCACCGGCCGCGACGGCCTGCACGACCGGCTGGCCGGCTTCGAGCACGGCGCCGACGACTACCTGACCAAACCCTTCGCGCTGCCGGAGCTGGTGATGCGGGTGCGCGCGCTGTGCCGCCGCCGCGAACAGCCCACCGCCTCGCGAATCACGGTGGCGGACATCGACATCGACCTGATGCGGCGGCGCGTCACCCGCGGCGGCATCATGCTGGCGTTGACGCCCAAGGAGTTCGCGGTGCTGGAACTCATGGCGACCCGCCGCGGCAGCGTGGTGACCCGCACCGATCTCATCGAATGCTGCTGGGACGAAATGGCCGAGCCCGCCTCGAACGTGGTGGACGCGGTGGTGGCCAAGCTGCGGCGCAAACTCGGCGAGCCCTCGGTGATCGAAACGGTGCGCGGCACCGGGTTTCTCCTCGGGGGTCCGGCGTGA
- the nrdI gene encoding class Ib ribonucleoside-diphosphate reductase assembly flavoprotein NrdI — MTEHAGDTPNLVYFSSASENTHRFVERLGLPAVRIPLHTADSLRVDTPYVLIVPTYGGGRHVLGGQRSDKEFVPRQVAKFLNDPHNRALLRGVIASGNTNFGDTYCYAGEVISRKAGVPYLYRFELMGTAEDVERVREGLGLFWQRQQHRSERLPA, encoded by the coding sequence ATGACCGAGCACGCCGGTGACACACCGAATCTGGTCTACTTCTCGAGCGCTTCGGAGAACACGCACCGCTTCGTCGAGCGGCTGGGACTGCCCGCCGTTCGCATACCGCTCCACACCGCCGACTCGCTTCGCGTCGACACTCCCTACGTGCTGATCGTCCCCACCTACGGGGGAGGTCGGCACGTTTTGGGTGGACAGCGATCCGACAAGGAATTCGTCCCCCGCCAGGTGGCCAAGTTCCTCAACGATCCGCACAACCGCGCCCTGCTGCGCGGGGTGATCGCGAGCGGCAACACGAACTTCGGTGATACGTACTGCTATGCGGGAGAAGTGATCTCGCGCAAGGCAGGGGTGCCGTACCTGTATCGCTTCGAACTCATGGGAACTGCCGAGGACGTCGAGCGCGTCCGAGAGGGATTGGGATTGTTTTGGCAACGACAACAGCACCGGTCGGAAAGACTGCCCGCGTAG
- a CDS encoding redoxin NrdH, whose product MTITVYTKPACVQCNATYRALDKAGVDYDVIDISENPEARDYVMALGYLQAPVVVAGDDHWSGFRPDRIKSLADAVAVA is encoded by the coding sequence ATGACCATCACCGTTTACACCAAGCCCGCTTGTGTCCAGTGCAACGCCACCTACCGTGCCCTCGACAAGGCCGGTGTCGACTACGACGTCATCGACATCTCCGAGAACCCCGAAGCCCGCGACTACGTGATGGCCCTGGGCTACCTGCAGGCCCCCGTCGTCGTCGCCGGTGACGATCACTGGTCCGGCTTCCGCCCGGACCGCATCAAGTCGCTGGCCGACGCGGTCGCGGTGGCATAA
- a CDS encoding histidine phosphatase family protein, whose product METVGAGLESLTMVRHGQSVANAAPFTGADEFLTGTSDADVPLTELGRQQAAAAGRRLATVEPRFDLVLCSPYVRTRETARIALEFVTAPAARFDERLRDRETGILFGLTRAGIAHRYPEQHRELERLGGFYHRPPGGESWPDVALRLRAVLRDMRGHVLVFTHDIVIVLTRYLFGELEIAELSAQTTAQVRNASLTRWERREGGPLLTVYNDTAHLD is encoded by the coding sequence GTGGAGACGGTTGGGGCGGGGCTGGAGTCGTTGACGATGGTGCGGCACGGGCAGAGCGTCGCGAACGCGGCGCCGTTCACCGGCGCGGACGAATTCCTCACGGGGACAAGCGATGCCGACGTGCCGCTGACCGAACTCGGGAGGCAGCAGGCCGCGGCCGCGGGGCGGCGGCTGGCCACCGTCGAGCCCCGGTTCGATCTGGTGCTCTGCTCGCCGTACGTGCGGACGCGGGAGACCGCGCGGATCGCGCTGGAGTTCGTGACCGCTCCCGCGGCGCGTTTCGACGAGCGGCTGCGGGACCGGGAGACGGGAATCCTGTTCGGGCTCACCAGAGCCGGGATCGCGCACCGCTATCCGGAGCAGCATCGGGAGCTGGAGCGGCTCGGCGGCTTCTATCACCGGCCGCCGGGCGGGGAATCGTGGCCGGACGTCGCGCTGCGATTGCGCGCGGTGTTGCGCGACATGCGCGGGCACGTCCTGGTTTTCACCCATGACATCGTGATCGTGCTGACCCGCTACCTCTTCGGCGAACTGGAGATCGCCGAGCTCAGCGCGCAGACCACCGCCCAGGTGCGCAATGCCTCCCTCACCCGCTGGGAGCGCCGGGAGGGCGGCCCGCTGCTGACCGTGTACAACGACACCGCCCATTTGGACTGA
- a CDS encoding sensor histidine kinase, with product MTRARWIMTALVTVITATAVLVFGSVAASIDAHARQARADDQVERVAGGLARAIQHDDKQVLDLSTVIDDQLAKGSTAVVVAVKKPGEQWKQAHTYQRSLLPDDTQIATLATQTEDGADGVIYQGHRFAGTDITGRAVTVAGSPVFWNDWDNIVVILAGTEAMAGAGEHRTLVWELTIGGALLVLLSAAATFLLSGRSQRQALRLLDEHEQFLGDAAHELRTPLTTLKLLTESRPKPEEVQQTLAEARRLADRMARLVTGLLARARMQSGIAEPERTLLRLDQIAEAVAEEAADARIVVTAHPSVVVGDPQLLSLAIRNMLENGLTHGAVNRAAPVEVHVAEGRVSIRDHGPGVDPVMAASPFNRGAAGRTGRNGIGLALVAWVAQAHGGNASIEPAAGGGTIATLWLPPADITVGVPTPARP from the coding sequence ATGACGAGAGCGCGCTGGATCATGACCGCGCTGGTCACCGTCATCACCGCGACGGCCGTGCTGGTGTTCGGCTCCGTGGCCGCGAGCATCGACGCGCACGCCCGGCAGGCCCGCGCCGACGATCAGGTCGAGCGGGTGGCCGGGGGCCTGGCCCGCGCCATCCAGCACGACGACAAGCAGGTGCTCGACCTGTCCACCGTCATCGACGACCAGCTGGCCAAGGGGTCGACGGCGGTCGTGGTGGCGGTGAAGAAGCCGGGTGAGCAGTGGAAGCAGGCGCACACCTATCAGCGCTCGCTGCTGCCCGACGACACCCAGATCGCCACGCTCGCAACGCAAACCGAGGACGGCGCGGACGGGGTCATCTATCAGGGGCACCGGTTCGCCGGGACCGATATCACCGGGCGGGCGGTGACGGTGGCGGGCAGCCCGGTGTTCTGGAACGACTGGGACAATATCGTCGTCATCCTGGCCGGGACCGAGGCGATGGCCGGCGCGGGCGAACATCGAACCCTGGTGTGGGAGTTGACGATCGGGGGCGCGCTGCTGGTGCTGCTGTCCGCGGCGGCGACGTTTCTGCTGTCGGGGCGCAGCCAGCGGCAGGCGCTGCGGCTGCTCGACGAGCACGAGCAGTTCCTGGGCGACGCGGCACACGAATTGCGTACGCCGCTCACCACATTGAAGCTGCTGACCGAGTCGCGGCCGAAACCGGAGGAGGTGCAGCAGACCCTGGCCGAGGCACGCCGGCTGGCGGATCGCATGGCGCGCTTGGTGACCGGGCTGCTGGCCCGCGCCCGCATGCAGTCCGGGATCGCCGAGCCGGAGCGGACCCTGCTGCGGCTGGACCAGATCGCCGAGGCCGTCGCCGAGGAGGCGGCGGACGCGCGCATCGTGGTGACCGCGCATCCGAGCGTGGTGGTCGGGGATCCGCAGCTGTTGAGCCTGGCCATCCGGAACATGCTGGAGAACGGGCTGACCCATGGCGCGGTGAACCGCGCCGCGCCCGTGGAGGTGCATGTGGCCGAGGGACGGGTCAGCATTCGCGATCACGGTCCCGGCGTCGACCCGGTGATGGCGGCCAGCCCGTTCAACCGCGGCGCGGCCGGGCGCACCGGGCGCAATGGGATCGGGCTGGCACTGGTGGCGTGGGTGGCACAAGCGCACGGCGGCAACGCCTCCATCGAACCCGCCGCCGGCGGCGGCACCATCGCCACGCTGTGGCTGCCGCCGGCCGACATCACGGTGGGCGTACCGACGCCCGCGCGGCCGTAA
- a CDS encoding PucR family transcriptional regulator, whose amino-acid sequence MSVGIPAREGLTVSGSPISLPLKDVRGIAQHMVGHFVETVAPCGTLPGDAIHGDVTAITRLCLELAVGMLDGRGIPEQTKRLEDAAAQWAREGIPIDTIHHAIHEGFKIGSELVMANAMSRHVRRESEGGDATLVIAAADMDNIMGGAKLVVELLDRMTSAVAMSYVRELRSVVSEHHTAVHTLTSALLGGHSTSTMARECGIEIAERYHVLALAIPEHPEEHSPTVDGAVVARRKLRRVQAELATRYPDTVLSLLSVDGGTLLVPVTALADDQLDELVEQLSRAARVPITATLVSAAPQQIPDAAEQAHELLDIVHRLRLVRGLFRFDELALEYQLTRPGPGRDHLGQLLDPLDEHAELLETLQSHISNNLNRQRTARMLHVHTNTVDYRLKRIGQLTGFDPTQAAGLWYLRSALVARTYQAG is encoded by the coding sequence ATGTCCGTGGGAATTCCGGCCCGGGAAGGGCTCACCGTCTCGGGGAGCCCGATATCGCTGCCACTCAAGGATGTGCGCGGTATCGCGCAGCACATGGTGGGGCATTTCGTCGAGACGGTCGCGCCGTGCGGGACGCTGCCCGGCGACGCCATCCACGGCGACGTCACCGCCATCACCCGCCTGTGCCTGGAACTGGCGGTGGGCATGCTGGACGGGCGCGGCATCCCCGAGCAGACCAAACGCCTGGAGGACGCCGCCGCGCAGTGGGCGCGCGAGGGCATTCCGATCGACACCATTCACCACGCCATCCACGAGGGCTTCAAGATCGGGTCCGAACTGGTGATGGCCAATGCCATGTCCCGGCACGTTCGGCGCGAGAGCGAAGGCGGCGACGCCACCCTCGTGATCGCCGCCGCCGATATGGACAACATCATGGGCGGGGCCAAACTCGTGGTGGAACTGCTGGACCGGATGACCTCCGCGGTGGCCATGTCCTATGTGCGGGAGCTGCGCTCGGTGGTGAGCGAACACCACACCGCCGTGCACACTCTCACCTCCGCGCTGCTGGGCGGCCACAGCACCTCCACCATGGCGCGCGAATGCGGGATCGAGATCGCCGAGCGCTATCACGTGCTGGCGCTTGCCATTCCGGAGCATCCCGAGGAGCACTCCCCCACCGTGGACGGCGCGGTCGTGGCGCGGCGCAAGCTGCGCCGGGTGCAGGCCGAGCTGGCCACCCGCTACCCGGACACGGTGCTGTCGCTGCTGAGCGTGGACGGCGGCACGCTGCTGGTGCCGGTCACCGCCCTGGCCGACGATCAGCTCGACGAGCTGGTCGAGCAATTGTCGCGCGCGGCCCGGGTGCCGATCACCGCGACCCTGGTCTCCGCTGCGCCGCAACAGATTCCGGACGCGGCCGAGCAGGCGCACGAACTGTTGGACATCGTGCATCGACTACGCCTGGTGCGCGGGCTGTTCCGGTTCGACGAGCTGGCGCTGGAATACCAGCTGACCCGGCCGGGGCCGGGCCGCGATCACCTCGGGCAGCTGCTGGACCCGCTCGACGAGCACGCCGAACTGCTCGAGACGCTGCAATCGCACATCAGCAACAACCTCAACCGCCAGCGCACCGCCCGAATGCTGCACGTGCACACCAATACCGTGGACTATCGGCTCAAACGGATCGGGCAGCTGACCGGATTCGATCCGACCCAGGCGGCGGGACTGTGGTACCTGCGGTCCGCGCTGGTGGCGCGGACCTATCAGGCCGGCTGA
- the nrdE gene encoding class 1b ribonucleoside-diphosphate reductase subunit alpha, with the protein MLNLYGPNGEIQFDKDREAAHQYFLQHVNQNTVFFHNLEEKLDYLVRENYYEAEVLDQYSREFVKDLFKQAYAKKFRFPTFLGAFKYYTSYTLKTFDGKRYLERFEDRVCMVSLTLAAGDQKLASELVDEIMDGRFQPATPTFLNSGKKQRGEPVSCFLLRIEDNMESIGRSINSALQLSKRGGGVALLLSNIREHGAPIKKIENQSSGVIPIMKLLEDSFSYANQLGARQGAGAVYLHAHHPDIYRFLDTKRENADEKIRIKTLSLGVVIPDITFELAKKNEDMYLFSPYDVERIYGVPFADINVTEKYHEMVDDKRIRKSKIKAREFFQTLAELQFESGYPYIMYEDTVNRANPIAGKITHSNLCSEILQVSTPSEFNDDLSYAKVGKDISCNLGSLNIAKTMDSPDLAKTVETAIRALTAVSDQTHIYSVPSIEQGNNESHAIGLGQMNLHGYLAREHVHYGSEEGVDFTNIYFYTIAYHAIRASNLIAQERGSYFGGFPESKYASGEFFDKYTERVWEPATERVRQIFAEANVHIPTQDDWRELKALVMKHGIYNQNLQAVPPTGSISYINHSTSSIHPIASKIEIRKEGKIGRVYYPAPYLTNENLEYFEDAYDIGYEKVIDTYAAATQHVDQGLSLTLFFKDSATTRDVNRAQIYAWRKGIKTLYYIRIRQMALEGTEVEGCVSCML; encoded by the coding sequence ATGCTGAACCTGTACGGCCCCAATGGCGAGATCCAGTTCGACAAGGATCGGGAGGCCGCGCACCAGTACTTCCTGCAGCACGTCAACCAGAACACCGTCTTCTTCCACAATCTGGAGGAGAAGCTCGACTACCTGGTGCGCGAGAACTACTACGAGGCCGAGGTGCTCGACCAGTACTCCCGCGAGTTCGTCAAGGACCTGTTCAAGCAGGCCTACGCCAAGAAGTTCCGGTTCCCGACCTTCCTGGGCGCGTTCAAGTACTACACCTCGTACACGCTCAAGACCTTCGACGGCAAGCGCTACCTGGAGCGCTTCGAGGATCGCGTGTGCATGGTGTCGCTGACGCTGGCCGCCGGTGACCAGAAGCTGGCCTCCGAGCTGGTGGACGAGATCATGGACGGCCGCTTCCAGCCGGCCACCCCGACCTTCCTCAACTCGGGCAAGAAGCAGCGCGGCGAGCCGGTGAGCTGTTTCCTGCTGCGCATCGAGGACAATATGGAGTCCATCGGGCGCTCCATCAACTCCGCCCTGCAGCTGTCCAAGCGCGGCGGCGGAGTCGCATTGCTGCTGAGCAACATTCGCGAGCACGGCGCGCCGATCAAGAAGATCGAGAACCAGTCCTCCGGCGTCATCCCGATCATGAAGCTGCTCGAGGACTCCTTCTCCTACGCCAATCAGCTGGGCGCGCGTCAGGGCGCGGGCGCGGTGTACCTGCACGCGCATCACCCCGACATCTACCGCTTCCTGGACACCAAGCGCGAGAACGCGGACGAGAAGATCCGCATCAAGACGCTGTCGCTGGGCGTGGTGATCCCGGACATCACCTTCGAGCTGGCGAAGAAGAACGAGGACATGTACCTGTTCTCGCCGTACGACGTGGAGCGCATCTACGGCGTGCCGTTCGCCGACATCAATGTCACCGAGAAGTACCACGAGATGGTCGACGACAAGCGGATTCGCAAGTCCAAGATCAAGGCTCGCGAGTTCTTCCAGACCCTCGCCGAGCTGCAGTTCGAGTCGGGCTACCCGTACATCATGTACGAGGACACCGTGAACCGGGCCAACCCCATCGCGGGCAAGATCACCCACTCCAACCTGTGCTCGGAGATCCTGCAGGTCTCCACCCCGTCGGAGTTCAACGACGATCTGTCCTATGCCAAGGTGGGCAAGGACATTTCGTGCAACCTGGGGTCGCTCAACATCGCCAAGACCATGGATTCGCCGGATCTGGCCAAGACGGTCGAGACCGCGATCCGCGCGCTGACCGCGGTGTCGGATCAGACCCACATCTACTCGGTGCCCTCGATCGAGCAGGGCAACAACGAATCCCACGCCATCGGCCTGGGTCAGATGAACCTGCACGGCTATCTGGCGCGTGAGCACGTCCACTACGGCTCCGAAGAGGGCGTGGACTTCACCAACATCTACTTCTACACCATCGCCTACCACGCCATTCGCGCGTCGAATCTGATTGCGCAGGAGCGGGGTTCGTACTTCGGCGGCTTCCCCGAGTCGAAGTACGCCTCGGGTGAGTTCTTCGACAAGTACACCGAGCGGGTGTGGGAGCCGGCCACCGAGCGGGTGCGTCAGATCTTCGCCGAGGCGAACGTCCACATTCCCACCCAGGACGATTGGCGCGAGCTCAAGGCGCTGGTCATGAAGCACGGCATCTACAACCAGAACCTGCAGGCCGTCCCGCCGACCGGGTCGATCTCCTACATCAACCACTCCACCAGCTCGATTCACCCGATCGCCTCCAAGATCGAGATCCGCAAGGAAGGCAAGATCGGCCGCGTCTACTACCCGGCCCCCTACCTGACCAACGAGAATCTCGAATACTTCGAGGACGCCTACGACATCGGCTACGAGAAGGTCATCGACACCTACGCCGCGGCCACCCAGCATGTCGATCAGGGCCTGTCGCTGACGCTGTTCTTCAAGGACAGCGCCACCACCCGCGACGTGAACCGGGCGCAGATCTACGCCTGGCGCAAGGGCATCAAGACCCTCTACTACATCCGCATCCGCCAGATGGCGCTGGAGGGCACCGAGGTCGAGGGCTGCGTGAGCTGCATGCTGTAA
- a CDS encoding MFS transporter — MTTFGEARDVAAVRLDRQPLGPVHYKLVALVGMGLFFDLYELFLAGTITGVFKQQLHLSTYQLSGILASAFAGQFLGALVIGRLSDLFGRRRMFMINIGLYAGFTLLGAFSPNVWFLMATRVLAGLGIGAEMTVSDTYLSETMPARVRGRMIAVAYTLGFCAVPAVGFLARWLVPLHPFGVAGWRWLFVLGGLGAGLVFVARRHMPESPHWEAARTRRRVPFTEILRTPFRGRTTLFSAVMILQVFGYYGFGTLAVLVLQHKGFTVVNSLGYLAVTYLGYPLGSLLAIPLMERVERKYLVMGSAALMAVFGLVFGFATAVPWILLSGGLFTLASNVFSDAIHTYLPESFPTSVRGTASGTAYSLSKLSTAVQPFLLLPLLDRRGPGTVFTIITVALVVMVALIGVWGPLTGREPLTDE, encoded by the coding sequence ATGACCACATTCGGGGAAGCGCGCGACGTCGCGGCCGTGCGGCTGGACCGACAGCCGCTGGGACCGGTGCACTACAAGCTGGTCGCCCTGGTCGGCATGGGTTTGTTCTTCGACCTGTACGAGCTGTTCCTGGCCGGCACCATCACCGGCGTCTTCAAACAGCAGCTGCACCTGTCGACCTATCAGCTCAGCGGCATCCTCGCCTCGGCGTTCGCGGGCCAGTTCCTGGGTGCGCTGGTGATCGGACGACTGTCGGACCTGTTCGGCCGCCGCCGGATGTTCATGATCAATATCGGCCTGTACGCGGGCTTCACGCTGCTGGGCGCGTTCAGCCCGAACGTCTGGTTCCTGATGGCAACCCGGGTGCTGGCTGGGCTGGGCATCGGGGCGGAGATGACGGTGTCGGACACCTACCTGTCGGAGACCATGCCCGCGCGGGTGCGCGGCCGCATGATCGCCGTCGCCTACACGCTCGGATTCTGCGCGGTGCCGGCGGTGGGCTTCCTGGCTCGCTGGCTGGTGCCGTTGCACCCGTTCGGCGTCGCCGGCTGGCGCTGGCTGTTCGTGCTCGGCGGGCTCGGCGCGGGACTGGTGTTCGTGGCACGTCGGCACATGCCGGAATCACCGCACTGGGAGGCCGCGCGAACCCGGCGACGGGTGCCGTTCACCGAGATTCTGCGCACACCCTTCCGCGGCCGCACCACCCTGTTCTCCGCGGTGATGATCCTGCAGGTCTTCGGCTACTACGGGTTCGGGACGCTGGCCGTACTGGTGTTGCAGCACAAGGGATTCACGGTGGTGAACTCGCTGGGATATCTGGCCGTCACCTATCTCGGCTATCCGCTGGGCTCCCTGCTGGCCATCCCGCTGATGGAACGCGTGGAGCGCAAATACCTGGTGATGGGCAGTGCCGCGCTGATGGCGGTCTTCGGCCTGGTGTTCGGTTTCGCCACCGCGGTGCCGTGGATTCTGTTGTCCGGCGGCCTGTTCACGCTGGCCAGCAATGTGTTCTCCGACGCCATTCACACCTATCTGCCGGAGTCCTTCCCGACCAGCGTGCGCGGAACCGCTTCGGGCACCGCGTATTCGCTGTCCAAGCTCTCGACGGCGGTGCAGCCTTTCCTGCTGCTGCCGCTGCTGGATCGTCGCGGGCCGGGCACGGTGTTCACCATCATCACCGTCGCGCTGGTGGTGATGGTGGCATTGATCGGCGTCTGGGGACCGCTCACCGGCCGCGAACCGCTCACGGACGAATGA
- a CDS encoding alpha/beta hydrolase, whose protein sequence is MVTIAAALVMVSSLPVTATADRTAMRANVVPSEQVGPRWERVEVESSAMGRPVTVDVLHGAGAGPRPTLYLLDGVDAEGVSDWLSKGHAADFFADKPVDVVLPAGATGSMYTDWEHPDAALGWNRWETFLTGELPGAIEPYLHADGRRAIAGVSMGAQGAMMLAHRHPGFYRGVAGLSGCYSTLVGPGSAVTALTVASRGGNVVRMWGPIGTVDWLTHDSTIGAEALRGTAIYLSAANGLPGVPDLDAVLHAPDMLAALQTAGGGMALEAGARVCTENFAKRLSDLNIPATVHYEPTGIHAWEDFSAQLGPAWDTLAAALGK, encoded by the coding sequence ATGGTGACAATCGCGGCGGCGCTCGTGATGGTCTCGAGCCTGCCGGTGACCGCCACCGCGGACCGGACCGCGATGCGCGCCAACGTCGTTCCTTCCGAGCAGGTCGGCCCGCGCTGGGAACGCGTGGAGGTCGAATCCTCCGCCATGGGCCGCCCCGTCACGGTGGACGTGCTGCACGGCGCCGGCGCCGGACCCCGCCCGACCCTCTATCTGCTCGACGGCGTCGACGCCGAGGGCGTCTCGGATTGGCTGTCCAAGGGCCACGCCGCCGACTTCTTCGCCGACAAACCGGTCGACGTGGTCCTGCCCGCCGGGGCCACCGGCAGCATGTACACCGACTGGGAGCACCCGGACGCCGCTCTGGGCTGGAACCGCTGGGAGACCTTCCTGACCGGCGAATTGCCCGGCGCCATCGAACCGTATCTGCACGCCGACGGCCGCCGCGCCATCGCGGGCGTCTCCATGGGCGCGCAGGGCGCGATGATGCTGGCGCATCGGCATCCGGGTTTCTATCGCGGGGTCGCCGGCCTGAGCGGCTGCTATTCCACCCTGGTCGGCCCCGGCAGCGCGGTCACGGCGCTCACGGTGGCCTCGCGCGGCGGCAACGTGGTGCGCATGTGGGGCCCGATCGGAACCGTCGACTGGCTCACCCACGACAGTACGATCGGCGCGGAAGCCTTGCGCGGCACCGCCATCTATCTGTCGGCCGCCAACGGCCTGCCCGGCGTCCCCGACTTGGACGCGGTACTGCACGCGCCCGATATGCTCGCCGCCCTGCAAACCGCGGGCGGCGGAATGGCGCTGGAGGCCGGTGCGCGCGTCTGCACCGAGAATTTCGCGAAACGCTTGAGCGACTTGAACATTCCCGCCACCGTGCACTACGAGCCGACGGGCATCCACGCCTGGGAGGACTTCTCCGCGCAGCTGGGTCCGGCGTGGGATACCCTGGCCGCTGCGTTGGGGAAGTGA
- a CDS encoding lipase family protein: MRIRVPVALIGALLLTTAAGTAAAQPLLAAPDPDPFYAAPADIADHQPGDVLAVRAMPALPSFPDTDVTLIKFRSTSSEGRPIAATTTALSPHNRHPDGPVLSYQQIINGLGAQCAVSRELYTTDPNLMIREAPAWNVVLQRGWTMLLPDHLGPGFAYGAAKLGGQITLDGIRAAQRVTTLNIAHSPVALAGYSGGGMATAWAAALASSYAPDLHLAGAAEGGVPMNLVSMLEVLGMNRHPAFGLALAAGLGLEREYPDRFPLTEQLNDRGLAMRDKLLNSCTNDILAAGAGAGAPDVARTTSMTEDPTARKVVEENSLQLYAGIPNMPVFEWHSPIDGLIPVDAIVDTDHRYCGAGVRLWSEQEPVPDHLTAAVLGLPSVLNWLDARLRGEPAPSNC, translated from the coding sequence ATGAGGATTCGTGTGCCCGTCGCGTTGATCGGCGCTCTCCTGCTGACCACCGCGGCGGGAACCGCTGCCGCGCAACCACTGCTGGCCGCACCGGACCCGGATCCCTTCTACGCCGCCCCCGCCGATATCGCCGATCACCAGCCCGGCGACGTCCTCGCCGTGCGCGCCATGCCGGCGCTGCCGAGCTTCCCCGACACCGACGTCACCCTGATCAAGTTCCGCTCCACCAGTTCCGAGGGCCGGCCCATCGCGGCCACCACCACGGCGCTGTCCCCGCACAATCGCCATCCCGATGGTCCGGTGCTGTCGTATCAGCAGATCATCAATGGTCTGGGCGCACAGTGCGCGGTGTCGCGGGAGCTCTACACCACCGACCCGAACCTGATGATCCGCGAGGCTCCGGCCTGGAACGTGGTGCTGCAGCGCGGCTGGACCATGCTGCTGCCCGACCACCTGGGACCCGGATTCGCCTACGGCGCGGCCAAACTCGGCGGCCAGATCACCCTCGACGGCATTCGCGCCGCGCAGCGCGTGACCACGCTGAACATCGCGCACAGCCCCGTCGCCCTGGCGGGATACTCCGGTGGCGGTATGGCCACGGCCTGGGCGGCGGCGCTGGCCTCCTCCTACGCCCCGGATCTGCACCTCGCGGGCGCGGCCGAGGGCGGGGTCCCGATGAACCTGGTCTCCATGCTGGAAGTGCTGGGCATGAACCGGCATCCGGCCTTCGGGCTGGCGCTGGCGGCCGGGCTCGGCCTGGAACGCGAATACCCGGACCGTTTTCCGCTCACCGAGCAGCTCAACGACCGCGGCCTGGCCATGCGCGACAAGCTGCTCAACAGCTGCACCAACGACATTCTCGCCGCCGGGGCGGGCGCGGGCGCGCCCGATGTCGCCCGGACCACGTCGATGACCGAGGATCCCACCGCCCGCAAGGTGGTCGAGGAGAACAGCCTGCAGCTGTACGCGGGCATCCCGAACATGCCTGTGTTCGAATGGCATTCGCCCATCGACGGCCTGATCCCGGTCGATGCCATCGTGGACACCGACCACCGCTACTGCGGGGCCGGGGTGCGGCTGTGGAGCGAACAGGAGCCGGTGCCCGATCACCTCACCGCCGCGGTGCTGGGGCTGCCGTCGGTGCTGAACTGGCTTGATGCCCGGTTGCGCGGTGAACCCGCGCCTTCCAACTGCTGA